From Robbsia betulipollinis, the proteins below share one genomic window:
- the yjgA gene encoding ribosome biogenesis factor YjgA, protein MTRKRHLDRAGIAEPAADDADEAPLYDRPSKSQLKRDMLALQVLGKELAELPKEAFRKLPLPEALFDALTDVRKITDHEGRRRQMQFVGKVMRRLTDEEVAALRAVLDVIKGLSRSETVKLHTIERWRDQLIASDEALTDFLQRYPGVDVQEGRTLIRNARREAEQKRSPRYYRELFQWVKSAVSPAVRSEDEADDAARTDDDEADDDHAHFDD, encoded by the coding sequence ATGACGCGAAAAAGACATTTGGACCGGGCCGGCATCGCCGAGCCCGCTGCGGACGACGCCGACGAGGCGCCGCTCTATGATCGCCCGAGCAAATCGCAACTCAAGCGCGACATGCTCGCGCTGCAGGTGCTGGGCAAGGAACTGGCGGAACTGCCGAAGGAGGCCTTCCGCAAACTGCCTCTGCCCGAGGCCCTGTTCGACGCCCTGACCGACGTGCGCAAGATTACCGACCACGAAGGCCGGCGCCGGCAGATGCAGTTCGTCGGCAAGGTGATGCGGCGCCTGACGGACGAGGAAGTGGCGGCGCTGCGCGCCGTGCTGGACGTCATCAAGGGGCTGAGCCGCTCGGAGACGGTGAAACTGCATACGATCGAGCGCTGGCGCGACCAGTTGATCGCTTCGGACGAGGCGCTGACGGACTTCCTGCAACGCTATCCCGGTGTCGATGTCCAGGAAGGACGCACATTGATCCGCAACGCGCGCCGCGAAGCCGAGCAGAAACGCTCGCCACGGTATTACCGCGAATTGTTCCAGTGGGTGAAGAGCGCGGTCTCGCCGGCGGTGCGGAGCGAGGACGAGGCGGACGACGCGGCGCGCACGGATGACGACGAGGCGGACGACGACCATGCGCACTTCGATGACTGA
- the pmbA gene encoding metalloprotease PmbA, whose amino-acid sequence MPAHSRLFPHSQDQLKDIANDILKYARELGATDAATEISEGDGLSVTVRRDEVETIEHNRDKTVGVTVFVGNKRGNASTSDFSTKAIRDTVAAAHNIARFTAEDDCAGLAEAELLERAPRDLDLFHPWDLNADQAVELARRAERAAFETDAHIENSDGASVSAQHSQFVLATSRGFLGGFPVSRHYISCAPIAGHQGQMQRDDWHSSQRRASDLLEPERIGRYAAQRALSRLGARPIDTCKAPVLFEAPIAMGLINSLVQGASGGALYRKATFLADSVDRPVLADHLSIHEDPYVPRAMGSAPFDDEGVRTQKRALVEDGVLRGYFLSTYSARKLKLPTTGNAGGAHNLSLTSTLTDPADDLDAMLRKLGRGLFVTDLMGQGVNLITGDYSRGASGFWVENGVIQFPVEEITIAGNLAQMLRHIVAVGADRLVRGNKTSGSILIEQMTIAGRA is encoded by the coding sequence ATGCCCGCCCATTCGCGTCTTTTTCCCCATTCCCAGGACCAGCTCAAGGACATCGCGAACGACATCCTGAAGTACGCGCGCGAACTCGGTGCAACCGATGCGGCCACCGAGATTTCCGAAGGCGACGGCCTGTCCGTCACCGTGCGGCGCGACGAGGTCGAGACGATCGAGCATAACCGCGACAAGACCGTCGGCGTGACGGTTTTCGTCGGCAACAAGCGGGGCAACGCGAGCACGTCGGACTTTTCAACGAAGGCGATCCGCGACACCGTGGCGGCCGCGCACAACATCGCGCGCTTCACCGCCGAGGACGACTGCGCGGGCCTGGCCGAGGCGGAACTGCTCGAGCGCGCGCCACGCGACCTGGACCTGTTCCATCCGTGGGACCTGAACGCCGACCAGGCGGTCGAACTGGCGCGCCGGGCCGAGCGCGCGGCGTTCGAGACCGACGCGCATATCGAGAATTCCGACGGCGCGAGCGTGTCCGCGCAGCATTCGCAATTCGTGCTGGCGACCAGCCGCGGTTTCCTTGGCGGCTTTCCGGTGTCGCGCCACTATATTTCCTGTGCGCCGATCGCCGGCCACCAGGGCCAGATGCAGCGCGACGACTGGCATTCGTCGCAGCGCCGCGCGAGCGACCTGCTGGAACCGGAGCGTATCGGCCGCTATGCCGCGCAACGGGCGCTGTCGCGCCTGGGCGCGCGCCCGATCGATACCTGCAAGGCACCGGTGCTGTTCGAGGCGCCGATCGCGATGGGCCTGATCAATTCGCTGGTGCAGGGCGCGAGCGGCGGCGCGCTGTATCGCAAGGCGACGTTCCTGGCGGACAGCGTCGACCGGCCGGTGCTGGCCGATCATCTGAGCATCCACGAGGACCCCTACGTGCCACGCGCGATGGGCAGCGCGCCCTTCGACGACGAAGGGGTGCGCACGCAAAAGCGCGCACTGGTCGAGGACGGCGTGCTGCGCGGGTATTTCCTGTCGACCTACTCGGCGCGCAAGCTCAAGCTGCCGACCACCGGCAACGCCGGTGGCGCGCACAATCTGTCGCTGACCAGCACGCTGACCGATCCGGCCGACGATCTGGACGCGATGCTGCGCAAGCTCGGCCGTGGCTTGTTCGTCACGGATCTGATGGGGCAGGGCGTGAACCTGATCACGGGCGATTACTCGCGCGGCGCGTCGGGTTTCTGGGTCGAGAACGGTGTGATCCAGTTCCCGGTCGAGGAAATCACGATCGCCGGCAATCTGGCGCAGATGTTGCGCCATATCGTCGCGGTGGGCGCGGACCGGCTGGTGCGCGGCAACAAGACCAGCGGCTCGATCCTGATCGAGCAAATGACGATAGCGGGGCGCGCCTAG